The genomic stretch CGGTGGAATTTCCTTTGTACATATTATGGGAACGATCTTATGTTACGACGCTTATCTGCAAAATTCATGCCATTGTTCATCGCTATTTAAATTCAATGGCTTATCGTCTTGCTGAACCGTTCAAGCAGCGGAGTATTCTGTAAATGCCCTTTTGTGGTGCATTGTTACAGTTTGCAATGTTCTCTCGTGGTGCATCGCGTCATCATTAACCAGATGTTGTATTTTAAACAATCATTAATTAACAACTGCACCGCTGAAATGATAACTCGCTCTAACTTTTTCAGAACGTGCGTAAAACCACTGCTCAATATTGAAGCAGATGTAAAGAGGGGAAGGGTGAGTTCTGAGGAAAAATCGAGGCGAGTTGAACCATAATGGTGCAGCCGGTCATAAGAAAAAAATCTAGCGCAGCTGGCTGTCTTTACTTCCCCGGCGATTATATCCGGCGTGATCCTGCTGCTTTTTGTCCCGCTCAGCCTGACAGTTCACGCAATACTGAACGCCCTCCAGCGCTTTCCGGCGAGCTTCAGGAATAGGCTCCCCGCATTCCTGGCAAAAGTGCTCGCTTTCACCGTGCCCGAGCGACTGACGCGCACGGTCAACCGCATCATTCACTGTCGAATCAATCTGATCCTGAACTGCGCCATCTTGCGCCCATCCGCTTGCCATGCTGACCTCCGTAAAATTGAAAACGGGCTGGCAATAA from Rahnella sikkimica encodes the following:
- a CDS encoding DksA/TraR family C4-type zinc finger protein, whose product is MASGWAQDGAVQDQIDSTVNDAVDRARQSLGHGESEHFCQECGEPIPEARRKALEGVQYCVNCQAERDKKQQDHAGYNRRGSKDSQLR